A part of Drosophila bipectinata strain 14024-0381.07 chromosome 3L, DbipHiC1v2, whole genome shotgun sequence genomic DNA contains:
- the LOC108133227 gene encoding uncharacterized protein, which yields MSALKMSVFVAIAIALLGLATSGEAISRPLPPYVGLPSQDSLTHLFLTSRVTRRDPFASVACFGGYIGESNTITELYSGDYSGCAKQAADSRHGIDTDFLPTRRSIERSGERVCQELRACNTINGTLDSLNCHANVGSNNTVSTYSISGNATESASILQERYRVVDLHHEQCVRKAERRYVESTARNYNYLQACLDGRAKPKPMPTSTSTSTTTTTTTTTTTEAPATEAPTTTDSPLNMEDQFKQLLNLLN from the exons ATGTCCGCCCTGAAAATGTCAGTCTTTGTCGCGATCGCAATCGCCCTACTGGGTCTAGCCACGTCTGGTGAGGCCATCAGCCGGCCCCTGCCTCCCTACGTGGGCCTGCCCAGCCAGGACAGCCTCACGCACCTGTTCCTGACCTCGCGGGTTACGCGTCGCGATCCCTTCGCCTCGGTGGCCTGTTTCGGCGGCTACATCGGCGAGTCCAACACCATAACGGAGCTCTACAGTGGCGACTACAGCGGCTGCGCCAAACAGGCCGCGGACTCGCGTCATGGCATCGACACCGACTTCCTGCCCACGCGCCGGAGCATCGAGAGGAGTGGCGAGCGCGTCTGCCAGGAGCTGAGGGCATGCAACACGATCAACGGCACCCTCGACTCCCTCAACTGCCACGCCAATGTG GGCTCCAACAACACGGTCTCCACCTACAGCATCTCCGGCAACGCCACAGAGTCGGCCAGCATTCTGCAGGAGCGCTACCGGGTGGTGGACCTCCATCACGAGCAGTGCGTCCGCAAGGCGGAGCGTCGCTATGTGGAGTCCACGGCCAGGAACTACAACTACCTGCAGGCCTGCCTGGATGgacgggcgaagccgaagccCATGCCCACCAGTACCAGTACGAGTACTACCACGaccacaaccaccaccaccaccacagaGGCTCCCGCAACAGAGGCGCCCACCACCACCGACAGTCCCTTGAACATGGAGGATCAGTTCAAGCAGCTCCTAAACTTGTTGAACTAG
- the Cyp4d20 gene encoding probable cytochrome P450 4d20 → MLLTLIAGTLILLLTWDFARKRQRVATLESSKITGPLSLPILGCGLQALHLGAENIIQWVGEQFERYGKTFRMWVLGESLIYTKDLRQFEHILGSTTLLEKGQLYKFLRPFLNDGLLLSTGRKWHSRRKAFTHAFHFTVLEHYVEIMDRSSGIMVEKLRPVADGKTPVDMLKFVSLAALDVITEAAMGVQVNAQNDPDFPYIKALKSVVYIQPNRMLKFSQRFDWLFPLAAPLLYRKLLDDIRVMHHFTDKVIRERRSTVERAIADGSYRPLSLGDAEIGRKSQMALLDILLQVSINGESLTDADIREEVDTFMFEGDDTTSSGVSHALYAIARHPEVQQRIYEELLDVLGPDPESPVTQALLQNLKYLDCVIKETMRLYPAVPAIGRHTQREIKVGEQTIPADTSIYLVLYFAHRDPDHFPDPLSFKPERFLEGQEEAHETFAYVPFSAGPKNCIGQKFAVLEMKAMISKVLRSYELLPLGEDLKPMMNFILRSSSGINVGLRPRV, encoded by the exons atGTTGCTGACCCTGATAGCTGGCACTCTGATCTTGCTCCTGACCTGGGACTTTGCCCGCAAGCGCCAGCGCGTTGCCACATTGGAGAGTTCCAAGATCACGGGGCCGCTGTCGCTGCCGATCCTCGGCTGTGGCCTGCAAGCCCTCCACCTGGGGGCCGAGA ACATCATCCAGTGGGTGGGGGAGCAGTTTGAGCGGTATGGCAAGACCTTTCGGATGTGGGTACTCGGGGAGTCCCTGATCTACACCAAGGACCTCCGGCAGTTTGAACACATCCTGGGCAGTACCACCCTGCTGGAGAAGGGGCAGCTGTACAAGTTCCTGCGACCCTTCCTCAACGACGGCCTGCTCCTCAGCACGGGCAGGAAGTGGCACTCGCGGCGGAAGGCCTTCACCCACGCCTTCCACTTCACCGTCCTGGAGCACTACGTGGAGATCATGGACCGGAGCAGTGGGATAATGGTGGAGAAGCTCCGCCCAGTGGCGGATGGGAAGACACCGGTGGACATGCTCAAGTTCGTGTCCTTGGCGGCGCTGGATGTGATCACAG AGGCTGCCATGGGCGTGCAGGTGAATGCCCAAAACGACCCCGACTTCCCCTACATCAAGGCGCTCAAGAG TGTGGTCTACATCCAGCCCAATCGGATGCTCAAGTTCTCGCAGCGCTTCGACTGGCTGTTTCCCCTGGCGGCGCCCCTGCTCTATCGGAAGCTGCTGGACGACATCCGCGTCATGCACCACTTCACCGACAAGGTCATCCGGGAGAGGCGATCCACTGTGGAGCGGGCGATAGCCGACGGCAGCTACAGGCCACTGA GTCTGGGTGATGCGGAGATCGGGCGTAAGTCGCAGATGGCTCTGCTGGACATCCTCCTGCAGGTCTCCATTAACGGCGAGTCCCTGACGGACGCCGACATCCGCGAGGAGGTGGACACGTTTATGTTCGAGGGCGACGACACCACCAGCAGCGGGGTATCCCACGCCCTGTACGCCATCGCCCGCCACCCGGAGGTGCAGCAGCGCATCTACGAGGAGTTGCTGGACGTCCTGGGTCCGGACCCCGAGTCTCCGGTCACCCAGGCCCTGCTGCAGAACCTCAAGTACCTGGACTGCGTCATCAAGGAGACCATGCGCCTCTATCCGGCCGTGCCCGCCATCGGCAGACACACCCAGCGGGAGATCAAGGTCGGCGAGCAGACAATCCCGGCCGACACGAGCATCTACCTGGTGCTCTACTTCGCCCACCGGGATCCGGACCACTTTCCCGATCCCCTGAGCTTCAAGCCCGAGCGCTTCCTGGAGGGGCAGGAGGAGGCCCACGAGACCTTCGCCTATGTGCCCTTCAGCGCCGGGCCGAAGAACTGCATCGGCCAGAAGTTTGCCGTCCTCGAGATGAAGGCGATGATCAGCAAGGTGCTGAGGAGCTACGAGCTGCTACCCCTGGGCGAGGACCTAAAGCCCATGATGAACTTTATTCTGCGCTCCTCTTCGGGCATCAATGTGGGGTTGAGGCCGAGGGTTTGA